The sequence TTCTTCGCCGACGGCGACCGCTAACGACGACAAGCCGACCGGGCCGCCGGCAAATTTCTCGATGATGGTGTGGACGATGGCTTTGTCCATGTCGTCGAGGCCCAGTTCGTCGATGCGGATGAGACGGAGCGCGGCGTCGGCGATGGGTTTCGTGATCGCGCCATCGGCCTTGACCTGGGCGTAGTCGCGGACGCGGCGGAGCAGGCGGTTGGCGATGCGGGCGGTGCCGCGCGATCGCGAGGCGATTTCGAGTGCGCCGTCGGGGTCGATGGCTACGTTGAGGATGCGCGCGGACCGCGTGACGATGGCTTCCAACTCTTCGGGCGAATAGAACTCGAAGCGGCAGGTGTCGCCGAAGCGCGCGCGGAGCGGCGGCGTGAGCAGGCCCGCGCGGGTCGTCGCGCCGATGAGCGTGAAGGGCTTCAGGCCGATCTTCATGCTGCGCGCCGTCGGGCCTTTACCGAGCATGATGTCGACTTCGAAATCCTCCATCGCGGAATAAAGCGTTTCTTCGACGGCGTGATTCAAGCGGTGGATCTCGTCGATAAAGAGCACGTCGAATTCTTCGAGACTGGTGAGGATGGCCGTCAGGTCGGCTTGGCGTTCGATAACAGGCCCGGACGTGGCTTTGAAGTCGACGCCCATTTCGTTGGCGAGCACGCGCGCGAGGGTCGTCTTGCCGAGTCCGGGCGGGCCGGAAAGCAGCAAGTGGTCGAGCGGTTCGCGGCGGCCCTTCGCGGCGGCGATGGCGATGGTCAGCTTTTCCTTGATCGGTTCCTGGCCGGGGAATTCGTCGAGGCGCTCGGGCCGGATGCGCTCCTCGTACTCGCGGTCTTCGCCGGTCGGTCCGCCGCTCAGGATTTCTTCGGTCGCCATGATCGATTACACCTTCGCCATCGTGCGCAGCGCGGCCTTCACGAGATCTTCGGGCGTCGCGTCGTCGCCGAGGGATTTGCGCGCGGCATTGGCGGCTTTGCGGGCCTCGCCGAGCGTGCACCCGAGCGCGCACAGCGCCGCAATTACGTCGTCGGTGTCGGCGGTGGGTTCTTCCGGCTCGCCGAGAATCGCGTTGAGTTCGGCGTCCTGTCCGAGTTTCGCTTTCATCTCAAGGATGATGCGTTGCGCGCCTTTCTTGCCGACGCCGCTGACGCGGGTGAGCGCGGTGACGTCGTTCTGCATCACAGCGCGGCCAAAGGCCTGGACGCTCATCGCCGAGAGGATGGCCATGGCAAGTTTGGGTCCGATGCCGGAGAGCGACAGCAGCGTGACAAACAACGCGCGCTCTTCTTCGCGCAGAAATCCGTAGATGTGGAAGAGGTCTTCGCGGATGTGACAATGGGTAAGCAAGGTGGTTTCGGCATCGACCGTAAGTTTGCGGTATACGCCTTCGGGAACAAACACCTCGTAGCCCACCCCGTGCACGTCGAGCTCGACGTGGGTGAGTCCTTTTCGCGCGACGGTGCCTCGTAGAAATGCAAACATGCCGCAATGGTAGTGCGTAGCGCGACGCATTTCCACATGGCAAAAACCGAATGGACACGATTCACAAGATCTACGCAGCGCAGCATAGCCACAACCAAGTTGACTCAACCACCGATGAACACCGATAAACGCCGATAAGAGGATCAATCGGGCACGTTTCGTTTCAAACCACGGGGAACACTGGGAGCACGGGAAAATTCGTGAAGCTTGCACAGACTCTTTCGGATAGTAGTGCGAAGAATCCGAAAAACAGAAGACGATGCGCCTCTATTTCTCTCTTCTCAATCATGTTCATCGTGTCAATCCTGTCCATTCATTTTTTGTTCGCGAAGTTGTGCCATAATCCGCGGCATGCCACGAGGAAGAAAGAAGTCGGTCAAACGTGTGCGGATGCGCTTGGCGCTGCCGCTGCTCTTTTGCATCGTGCTGGTAGGCGCGGTAGCGGTCTACATGGTACGAGGCGGAGACCTGGGTAATTTCTCGCGCGATGCAACGGCATTCCTTGGCAGCATTCCGAATCGGGTACAGACCGCTTCGATACAGCCGCCGCTGCCAAACCCTGAACCGGCCGCCTCGGAGGAGACGGAGCGCATCGCCGTTTACTTCGCGCCGGGGTCGCGCATGCGCGGCGGAGATATCGACGACGCGTTGCTGACGTTGCTGCGCAGCGCGAAGAAATCGCTGCGCTGCGCCTTCTACGACTTCGAGTATGTGGAAGCGGCGAAGGTGCTTGTCGAGAAACACAAAGAGGGCGTCGAGGTCGGCATCGTGTCCGACAGCGGATACGAAGATCGCGATGCTGTGCGACTATGCATGGACGAAGGGATACGCGTGGTGTTCGACAAACGGCGTCCATTCATGCACGACAAGTTCTGCGTGGTGGATGACACGATTGTGTGGACGGGTTCGACCAACATCACGGAAAACTGCCTGTTTCGAAACGACAACAACTCGTTGCGGATCGAAAGCGAACAACTTGCCG comes from Candidatus Hydrogenedentota bacterium and encodes:
- the ruvB gene encoding Holliday junction branch migration DNA helicase RuvB, whose protein sequence is MATEEILSGGPTGEDREYEERIRPERLDEFPGQEPIKEKLTIAIAAAKGRREPLDHLLLSGPPGLGKTTLARVLANEMGVDFKATSGPVIERQADLTAILTSLEEFDVLFIDEIHRLNHAVEETLYSAMEDFEVDIMLGKGPTARSMKIGLKPFTLIGATTRAGLLTPPLRARFGDTCRFEFYSPEELEAIVTRSARILNVAIDPDGALEIASRSRGTARIANRLLRRVRDYAQVKADGAITKPIADAALRLIRIDELGLDDMDKAIVHTIIEKFAGGPVGLSSLAVAVGEEAQTLEEVHEPYLIQIGFMKRTPQGRVATPLAYKHFGLAAPQEPQGRLF
- the ruvA gene encoding Holliday junction branch migration protein RuvA is translated as MEMRRATHYHCGMFAFLRGTVARKGLTHVELDVHGVGYEVFVPEGVYRKLTVDAETTLLTHCHIREDLFHIYGFLREEERALFVTLLSLSGIGPKLAMAILSAMSVQAFGRAVMQNDVTALTRVSGVGKKGAQRIILEMKAKLGQDAELNAILGEPEEPTADTDDVIAALCALGCTLGEARKAANAARKSLGDDATPEDLVKAALRTMAKV